One Phoenix dactylifera cultivar Barhee BC4 chromosome 14, palm_55x_up_171113_PBpolish2nd_filt_p, whole genome shotgun sequence DNA window includes the following coding sequences:
- the LOC103700554 gene encoding furostanol glycoside 26-O-beta-glucosidase-like isoform X1 — protein MALLSVVPIATTHAAPQLPRLGSKGLASLEGKARMPLSTNKTSHFLNIRCNQGDAAVVNDAVEAKPSVLLGRKSFPTGFTFGAASSAYQIEGGVDSRGENIWDTFCRKFPDKIADKSNGDVAVDSYNRYQEDVKLLKDMGVDAYRFSISWSRILPKGSLKGGINQEGIQYYQNLINELINNGIEPFVTLFHWDVPQALEDEYGGFLDRRIVDDFKDYVQICYYEFGDRVKHWITLNEPWTFSSLGYGLGTHAPGRCSKILGCPCGDSTVEPYIVTHNLILAHAEAARLYKDKFQASQQGEVGITLVCMWYEPYDHLHMNDEAKARALDFMLAWYMDPLVHGDYPFNMRAIVRDRLPYFTDEESTMIKGSFDFIGLNYYTARYARSVSISPDDSPILHINEAYAEQLDKKDEVPIGDESGTWIYVYPNGLKDLLMYIKRRYDNPPIYITENGICEVDKPDMSLEEALNDKHRRDYLNLHLSAIRQAMGTGENVEGANVKGYFAWSLTDNFEWKEGYTHRFGLTYIDYKDNLKRYPKLSTEWFTQFLKS, from the exons ATGGCTCTTCTTAGCGTGGTGCCCATTGCCACAACCCATGCTGCTCCCCAGCTCCCTAGACTTGGCAGCAAGGGGTTGGCCTCCCTTGAAGGGAAGGCTAGGATGCCTCTTTCTACTAATAAGACCTCTCATTTCCTTAATATCCGTTGCAACCAGGGGGATGCTGCTGTAGTGAATGATGCGGTGGAGGCCAAGCCTTCTGTCCTTTTGGGGAGGAAGAGCTTCCCTACTGGGTTCACCTTTGGAGCTGCCTCCTCCGCTTACCAG ATTGAAGGAGGCGTGGATTCGAGGGGGGAAAATATATGGGACACGTTTTGCCGCAAATTCCCAG ATAAAATTGCGGATAAAAGCAACGGGGATGTAGCAGTGGATTCATACAACCGCTATCAG GAAGATGTGAAGTTATTAAAGGATATGGGCGTGGATGCCTATAGATTCTCCATCTCTTGGTCAAGGATTTTACCAA AGGGCTCACTGAAAGGTGGAATCAACCAAGAAGGAATTCAATACTACCAAAATCTCATAAATGAGTTGATAAATAATG GTATCGAGCCGTTTGTGACATTGTTTCATTGGGACGTGCCACAAGCCCTTGAAGATGAGTATGGAGGCTTCTTGGATCGTAGGATTGT TGACGATTTTAAGGACTATGTTCAAATATGTTACTATGAATTTGGAGATAGGGTGAAGCATTGGATCACATTAAATGAGCCATGGACATTTAGCAGCCTTGGCTACGGCCTTGGAACTCATGCTCCAGGTCGATGTTCTAAAATTCTTGGCTGCCCATGTGGTGACTCCACAGTAGAACCATATATTGTTACGCACAATCTTATTTTAGCCCATGCTGAAGCGGCTAGACTCTACAAAGATAAATTCCAG GCCTCACAACAAGGAGAAGTGGGAATTACTTTGGTGTGTATGTGGTATGAACCATATGATCACTTGCATATGAACGACGAGGCAAAGGCTAGGGCTCTTGATTTCATGCTTGCATG GTATATGGACCCACTAGTTCATGGAGATTATCCTTTCAACATGAGAGCTATAGTACGGGATAGGCTTCCCTACTTCACTGATGAGGAATCAACGATGATTAAGGGTTCTTTTGATTTCATCGGTCTCAATTACTATACAGCAAGATATGCACGCTCTGTTTCAATATCACCGGATGATTCACCAATTCTTCATATTAATGAAGCGTATGCTGAACAATTAG ATAAAAAGGATGAAGTTCCAATAGGTGATGAG TCTGGCACTTGGATATATGTGTACCCTAATGGTTTGAAGGATCTTTTGATGTATATAAAGCGGAGATATGACAACCCGCCAATCTACATCACTGAGAATG GAATTTGTGAGGTGGATAAGCCGGACATGTCATTGGAAGAGGCACTAAATGATAAGCATCGTAGAGACTACCTGAATCTTCATTTAAGTGCAATTAGGCAAGCCATGGG GACAGGGGAAAATGTGGAAGGAGCAAATGTGAAAGGATACTTCGCATGGTCTCTCACTGATAATTTTGAATGGAAGGAGGGCTATACTCATCGTTTTGGACTTACCTATATTGACTACAAAGACAACCTAAAACGATATCCCAAGCTCTCGACTGAGTGGTTTACCCAATTTCTTAAATCTTAA
- the LOC103715916 gene encoding uncharacterized protein LOC103715916 yields MPEKMGFIGSIESSQQTRDFLPTIQSVSKNASTHSWSKYGLRDHEAGLDQNHTETPDVVLADSETKDFDIEKQVDYTEGLSDESEYVWLSSDSKSSSLFSSDDSQDIWEFDCWDLSLHDPFSSSLSLSQSSEVLSNKGKGFLVSDGSRMSSTGVSPLVLNGLCEDTEGKGLKEELVLQLHETVRNEVKDSHIGHPESGDSSYEIFVGENSPVAYCPGTSFNPCDDTPFRDFDRTDIWVSSLDLEGEDTELIQDKEQVFDIFDSDFPSPPFSAKLNFQLSPSSCTPRSSIVHADEVKNAVEESDSDEPLFWPFEHSSYSCPEFKNFLCLSPPKDGGIDCISGPHNSKTIRLKLHQKNIPADRQVSQGCRRRITFSPTPKSAVAERKTRGSDNDVRKTAASSSRLSKLNKASSDQHPSNISKKRRPPQLKIDVPKHASGQEILRQPLPEVEAVSLHDLVVQGVPIEKFVGLNEFDGHEGINVESEEDQFTFYASPCKTMKLMLSGNIDWSMVNSDHKGCNHSAMGIDESNQQTKDCTVAHAKGNEDILDEQLGEPHVHD; encoded by the coding sequence ATGCCAGAAAAAATGGGCTTTATTGGTAGTATTGAATCTTCTCAGCAGACAAGGGATTTCTTACCTACAATTCAGTCAGTCTCCAAGAATGCTAGCACCCAtagttggtccaaatatggTTTGAGAGATCATGAGGCAGGCCTTGATCAAAATCATACAGAGACACCTGATGTTGTTCTTGCAGATTCGGAAACCAAAGATTTTGATATTGAGAAGCAGGTGGATTATACTGAAGGATTGTCAGATGAAAGCGAGTATGTGTGGTTGTCTTCAGATAGTAAGTCTTCATCATTGTTTAGTTCTGATGACTCGCAAGATATTTGGGAGTTTGATTGCTGGGATCTGTCTCTCCATGATCCGTTCTCTTCATCATTGTCATTATCTCAAAGCTCTGAAGTTCTCTCAAATAAGGGAAAAGGTTTTCTTGTCTCTGATGGGTCTAGAATGAGTTCTACAGGCGTCTCACCCTTAGTTCTTAACGGACTATGTGAAGATACTGAGGGGAAAGGTCTGAAGGAGGAACTCGTTTTGCAGTTACATGAAACTGTCAGAAATGAGGTAAAAGATTCTCACATTGGGCATCCAGAGAGTGGTGATTCTTCATATGAGATATTTGTCGGTGAGAATTCGCCGGTTGCTTATTGTCCTGGTACATCCTTCAATCCCTGTGATGATACACCATTTCGAGATTTTGATAGAACAGACATATGGGTATCTTCATTGGATCTTGAAGGGGAGGATACCGAGTTAATACAAGATAAAGAGCAAGTGTTCGACATCTTTGATTCTGATTTTCCCAGTCCTCCCTTTAGTGCCAAACTGAATTTCCAACTCAGTCCTTCCAGCTGTACTCCAAGGTCTTCTATTGTCCATGCAGATGAAGTTAAGAATGCAGTAGAAGAATCTGATTCTGATGAACCTCTCTTTTGGCCATTTGAACATAGCTCCTATAGCTGCCCTGAATTCAAGAACTTCCTATGTTTGTCACCTCCTAAGGATGGAGGAATTGATTGTATTTCAGGTCCGCATAACTCAAAAACAATCAGGTTGAAACTCCATCAAAAGAACATCCCAGCAGACAGACAAGTCAGCCAAGGATGTAGAAGAAGGATTACATTCAGTCCAACACCAAAGTCAGCTGTTGCAGAACGTAAAACCAGAGGTTCTGATAATGATGTTCGGAAGACTGCTGCCTCATCTTCAAGGTTGAGCAAATTAAACAAAGCTTCTTCTGACCAGCATCCAAGCAACATCTCCAAGAAAAGAAGACCACCTCAGTTAAAAATTGATGTGCCAAAACATGCTAGTGGTCAGGAGATTTTGCGCCAACCTCTGCCAGAGGTTGAAGCTGTCAGTTTGCATGATTTGGTCGTGCAAGGAGTTCCAATTGAAAAGTTTGTTGGGCTGAATGAATTTGATGGTCATGAAGGCATTAATGTAGAATCTGAGGAGGATCAGTTTACTTTTTATGCATCGCCCTGCAAGACTATGAAGCTGATGCTTTCTGGGAATATTGATTGGTCCATGGTAAACAGTGATCACAAGGGCTGCAACCATTCTGCTATGGGCATCGATGAAAGCAATCAACAAACAAAGGATTGTACTGTAGCACATGCCAAAGGCAACGAAGATATTTTAGATGAGCAGCTGGGGGAGCCTCATGTACATGATTGA
- the LOC103700554 gene encoding furostanol glycoside 26-O-beta-glucosidase-like isoform X2, which yields MALLSVVPIATTHAAPQLPRLGSKGLASLEGKARMPLSTNKTSHFLNIRCNQGDAAVVNDAVEAKPSVLLGRKSFPTGFTFGAASSAYQIEGGVDSRGENIWDTFCRKFPDKIADKSNGDVAVDSYNRYQEDVKLLKDMGVDAYRFSISWSRILPSIEPFVTLFHWDVPQALEDEYGGFLDRRIVDDFKDYVQICYYEFGDRVKHWITLNEPWTFSSLGYGLGTHAPGRCSKILGCPCGDSTVEPYIVTHNLILAHAEAARLYKDKFQASQQGEVGITLVCMWYEPYDHLHMNDEAKARALDFMLAWYMDPLVHGDYPFNMRAIVRDRLPYFTDEESTMIKGSFDFIGLNYYTARYARSVSISPDDSPILHINEAYAEQLDKKDEVPIGDESGTWIYVYPNGLKDLLMYIKRRYDNPPIYITENGICEVDKPDMSLEEALNDKHRRDYLNLHLSAIRQAMGTGENVEGANVKGYFAWSLTDNFEWKEGYTHRFGLTYIDYKDNLKRYPKLSTEWFTQFLKS from the exons ATGGCTCTTCTTAGCGTGGTGCCCATTGCCACAACCCATGCTGCTCCCCAGCTCCCTAGACTTGGCAGCAAGGGGTTGGCCTCCCTTGAAGGGAAGGCTAGGATGCCTCTTTCTACTAATAAGACCTCTCATTTCCTTAATATCCGTTGCAACCAGGGGGATGCTGCTGTAGTGAATGATGCGGTGGAGGCCAAGCCTTCTGTCCTTTTGGGGAGGAAGAGCTTCCCTACTGGGTTCACCTTTGGAGCTGCCTCCTCCGCTTACCAG ATTGAAGGAGGCGTGGATTCGAGGGGGGAAAATATATGGGACACGTTTTGCCGCAAATTCCCAG ATAAAATTGCGGATAAAAGCAACGGGGATGTAGCAGTGGATTCATACAACCGCTATCAG GAAGATGTGAAGTTATTAAAGGATATGGGCGTGGATGCCTATAGATTCTCCATCTCTTGGTCAAGGATTTTACCAA GTATCGAGCCGTTTGTGACATTGTTTCATTGGGACGTGCCACAAGCCCTTGAAGATGAGTATGGAGGCTTCTTGGATCGTAGGATTGT TGACGATTTTAAGGACTATGTTCAAATATGTTACTATGAATTTGGAGATAGGGTGAAGCATTGGATCACATTAAATGAGCCATGGACATTTAGCAGCCTTGGCTACGGCCTTGGAACTCATGCTCCAGGTCGATGTTCTAAAATTCTTGGCTGCCCATGTGGTGACTCCACAGTAGAACCATATATTGTTACGCACAATCTTATTTTAGCCCATGCTGAAGCGGCTAGACTCTACAAAGATAAATTCCAG GCCTCACAACAAGGAGAAGTGGGAATTACTTTGGTGTGTATGTGGTATGAACCATATGATCACTTGCATATGAACGACGAGGCAAAGGCTAGGGCTCTTGATTTCATGCTTGCATG GTATATGGACCCACTAGTTCATGGAGATTATCCTTTCAACATGAGAGCTATAGTACGGGATAGGCTTCCCTACTTCACTGATGAGGAATCAACGATGATTAAGGGTTCTTTTGATTTCATCGGTCTCAATTACTATACAGCAAGATATGCACGCTCTGTTTCAATATCACCGGATGATTCACCAATTCTTCATATTAATGAAGCGTATGCTGAACAATTAG ATAAAAAGGATGAAGTTCCAATAGGTGATGAG TCTGGCACTTGGATATATGTGTACCCTAATGGTTTGAAGGATCTTTTGATGTATATAAAGCGGAGATATGACAACCCGCCAATCTACATCACTGAGAATG GAATTTGTGAGGTGGATAAGCCGGACATGTCATTGGAAGAGGCACTAAATGATAAGCATCGTAGAGACTACCTGAATCTTCATTTAAGTGCAATTAGGCAAGCCATGGG GACAGGGGAAAATGTGGAAGGAGCAAATGTGAAAGGATACTTCGCATGGTCTCTCACTGATAATTTTGAATGGAAGGAGGGCTATACTCATCGTTTTGGACTTACCTATATTGACTACAAAGACAACCTAAAACGATATCCCAAGCTCTCGACTGAGTGGTTTACCCAATTTCTTAAATCTTAA